The DNA sequence GCGCGATGCGGGCGCGGATGAAGGTGAGGATTGTGGTGCAGCGGGGAGATAGAGTCGTCATGGAGTACATTTGTACTCCTGTAGGAGATTTCTGACTAGCCCCTTCGATCAGGAGGGAAAATACATCCATGAAGTCGAGCCAAATCAAATGGATGCAGAAAGCAAAAATCGACAAGGACCAGCCGATAAACGAACACCCTGCGGTCCTTGTAGCCGCTGCCGCCAGGCTGCGCTGAGGTCCGCAGGACCTCCATTACGGGAATGACGGAGCATCCTGATGAACCTACACTCCCTGGGCCAGTTCGCTAAGGCCCTGTCTAACCGCCCCAAACTAACGGTGGATCCGGCGAGGATGTGAGAAAGCTCCTTGACCTACCCTATGCCTTGCAGATGCATGAGGGCATTGCCATATTGCAGATGCAAGACATATGCAGGAGCTACGTTATGCGAACAGTCTCGATTTTCAAGAACGGCAAGAATCAGGAGATTCACTTGCCGACAAACATGGCTTATGAGGGTGTCGGGGAGCTGGAGATAACGCGCAATGGTGACGTTATCACCCTGCGCCCGGTACGCCCCAGCTGGCAGTCGCTGGCTGAACTGCCCAAGGCTGATGAAGACTTCCTGCAAGAGCGCCCGAGCATTGTGGGTGATGAAGGCAGGTTCAATCTGTAACCACGTTCATGCTGGATACCTGCACTTGCTCGTTCATCATGCGCGAACGCCCCGAGTCCGTATTGCAGCAATTGTGGTCGGGCGATCGCTGGGAGTTTTCGTTGGACGGGAGATTGGGCCGGCGTTGCCGGGTATCGGCGCGTAGGTTTCAGTGCCTGGCATTCGGTGTGCGTGGCGCCTAATGCCCTTCGGGCAGGTCGAGGCATGCCGAATCTATGAGTGGCTACCAATGAACAGCGTCAGCCCTTCTATCACAGACTCACCAAGCACTCCAGCGATAAGCTTTGCTTGCTCTGCCGTTAGCTCTGACTCGCCACCTAAACCATCCTCAAGAGAAGACCAGCCCATTATTTCCAATACCGATGGCTCTGAGTCTTTCTGTATGACTTGTTTGTATTGCAATGAGTCATCTTCATCCGGCTCTGGAAAAAAGCCTGTTATGCGTAAGTACATGATTGGTCTCTCAATGGTCGCGGTAGGGATGGCAGTTACCTGCCACCCCCCGCACAGATCCGTACGTGCGGAACTACCGCATACGGCTCCTGCCTCGGGTACGTGACGCGAAGCGATCCTCAGGATACGGGTGTGCATTCTTTGGGCTCGGTATGTAGTGATCTGTGAGCAACCCGAAGCGAGACCATTGCAGCCGATTTCGCTGGCTGCGTCGCCCGAGAGCCTGACGCCAATATCGGCATATGGCCTTCCTGAAGCCACTCAATAGCTTCAAGTTTCCTGGCACCGCGTGGTAATTGAAGTAACCACTCACCACCCGAGTGAGCCATTGCCCTTGAGCCCGGATGGGTTCATGACGTCGGCGCTTCAGCTCATCCCGAATAGCCAGCAGCGTCGCACGCATTCGCTTCTTGACCGTCAGGCGCAGTATTTGAAACCCACCGCTTCTGTTGGTACTACAACAGTGCGTGAAGCCCAGGAAGTCAAATGTCTCCGGTTTACCTAAGCCTCGCTTCCTACGATTTCTCGCAGCAAAACGACCAAACTCAATCAGTCGTGTTTTCGAGGCATTGAGGGACAATCCGAACTTGGCCAACCGTTCCTGCAACTGCACCAGGAACTGCTGAGCCTGCCATTGCGTCCTGAAACCCACCACGCTGTCGTCCGCATAACGCACGACAATCACATCGCCACGGGCATGCCGCTGACGCCACTGCCTTGTCCACAGATCCAGCACGTAGTGAAGATAGATATTCGCCAGCAGCGGCGAGATCACTGCGCCTTGGGGAGTCCCCTTGGTCGCAGCCACCCTACGGCCATCCTCCATAACACCCGCTTGAAGCCATTTGCAGATAAGCCCGAGCAGGCGCCGGTCTGCAATCCGGTGTCCCAGAAACATCAGCATCCATTCATGGTCGATCTCATCAAAGAACGACGTGATATCCGCATCCAATATCCAGTTCACCTTCTGGCCCTTCAGCGCGACCGTCAACGCATCCAGCGCATCATGCTGGCTGCGTCCCGGCCGAAACCCGTACGAGAATCCCAGAAAGTCCTCTTCATAGATCGCATTCAGAACGGTAACGACCGCCTGCTGTACGATCTTATCCTCCAGAGAAGCAATGCCCAGCGGACGCTGCCTGCCGTCGGCTTTGGGGATATAGACCCGCCGCGACGGCGTTGCCCGATAGGCTCCACTGTGGAGCCTTCCGTGCAAATCGGTCACCCGCTGGAGAAGACCTTTCTCATATTCTCGCCACGACATGCCGTCCACTCCCACTGCTGCATCGCGGCGAAGAGCATAGAAGCTCTGCGCCAATAACTGCGGTGTGATGTGGTGCAGCAATGCCGTGAACTGCATGCCCTTGTTCCTTCGGGCTGCTTCACGTACACCTTCAAGTCCCGTCGACGCGCAATTGATCCGGCTCAGCGTCCGGGGCGCGGGGGGCCTGTCGGTGTTTCCCTTGGCTACGTCCCTTTCCTCCACTATCTCCGCAGGGCCAGGCCCTTTGTTCGATGGCTTCTCAGGTACTACGGACGTATCCGACTTCTCAGCGGCGTGGGCAGCAGGGTTACGGCTTTTGGCCTTTCCTGCTCCGCCCGGTGCTTGCGCACCGGGCACCGCTGAGATCTCCCAGTTTCTGTGCGAAGGACTTCCCGACGTGCACAGGGTCTCCGACCGCGCGGGATCAGAGCATGACTGGCGTATAACGCCATGCTCCGTATTGCCTTCTGCTTCGCTTAACAGCATCGGCATCCCGGATTCCTGATTACGCGGCTCAATGGCTGGCCCATCGGTTTCCCCTGTCAACGCTTCACCCTGCACCTCACGGTGCAACATGCATGACTCGGGGTCTGGTTGATTCGCCATTTCTTACCAGTATCGAACTTTCATCGACTATCCTCCGCCAGCTTTAACTGGCGCACTAAGCAGCCAGCCATCACACCTTGCTGAGCAGTTCCCGGTTATGTGGCAGTAGCTCGGCAATCGTGCTTATCTTCTGTGTCGGCAACCGCTCCAGCACGTCCTTCAGATACTCATACGGATCATGCCAGCCAGAATTGTAGTGGCAGATATAGCAGCGACCGGGGGGGCTTGCCTGGAACAGGTGACGGACGATGTACTTATGCTTCAGGTTCAGGCAGGTCGAGGTATGACAAGTCAGACGTTACACGTAAGAAAAAGCTCCAAATCCTTGGGCAGCTCCAGCGAGCAAAGCTGTTCTATAGCGCTAATTTGCTCCGCAGTAAGCCGATAGTCGTACACACAATCATCATCCTTTACCCAGCCCATTATTGGCTTCAAATCTGCGACAGAAACCGGAATTTCCTTTTCAAAGGAAGCAAAATCAGCACCTTGAGAAACTCCCATAATCACATGTTTCATGGCTCTACGATCTTGCCGAATCAGTTGCTCCCACATGACATTTTCCCTACTAAAGTAACGCGCTCTAATAGTAAGCGGCCAACCGTGCAGCCAGCTACGTAGTTGTTCGGTATCGAGTTGATCAAGAGAAGTGGCAGAAATCATGGCGTCGACTGTGCCCGATTTGTTATTCGGGGCAAATCAGCCATTTCCGTTAAAGCATGCGGAAAATTCTGTTGGAGCCAAGACGCTGCCAGGGAAGACCGATCACCAGCGCTTGAAGCTGTTCGGGACTCAACTCCAGCTGAGAACCCTGGTGGGGGCCGGGCCAGATGAATCGGCCCTGGTGCAGGCGGCGCGCCGCCAGCCAAATCCCCAGGCCATCGTGAGCCAGCACTTTCATGCGATTGCCGCGACGATTGGCAAGGAGATAAGCGCAATGCGGCTGCGCCGCACCAAAGACCGCCACGACGCGAGCCAGTCCATCTCTGTGCCGGCGCACATGTCCATGGGCTCGGTGGCGAGTCAGATGGTGTCGATGCGGATCATTGCGTCAGTCCTCGAACGAATCGGGCACAACCCTCGGGAGTTAAGGCTAGAAATGGTGTCCACTTAATGATCTGCCCCCTTTCCGAACCACGCCCGCCCGGCGAACGGAATCGGCGTCGCCGGCGCCAGCCCGCCACGGCACTTGAGCACCCGCCACTGGGCCGGGCGCACATCCACGGCAATGCGCAGCGCCGCCGGCGACGGGTTATGCGCCTCCTGCTGCGGGCGGCAGGCAAAGGCCAGGGTCTGCCCGGTTTCCGCCGCCACCTGCAGACGACGCAAGGCGCGGTCATCAGCCTTCTGCGGCCAACACAACACCGCCCCGCAACTGCCCGAACGCAAACACTGCTCCGCCGCCCACAAGGCATCGGTACCCCGCGCCTCGATCAACGACAACCAACGCAAATCCACCCCCGCCGCCTGCCACGCCGGCGGGTAAGGAATAAACGGCGCCCCCACCAACACCACCCGCTCACCGCTGCCGGTCAACCGCGCCAGACTCGGCCACAACAACTGCAACTCGCCACAGCCATTGGCCTCCAGCAACAACTCGGTCAACGCCGACGGCGGCCAGCCACCCGTAGGCAACGCCGCATCCAGCACAGCATGCCCGGTCGGCTCAACGCCGATCTCAGGCGCACGCGGCCGGCCCTTCCAGACCCGCCGCTCGTCCAGCAGCCCGTCAAGACTGACCACGGCGCCCATCAGCCGCGCCTCACCAGACCGCAGAACACGCCTTCGATCTCCAGCTCCTGATCCGGCGTGACCACGATCGGCGCATAGGCCGGGTTACGCGGCAGCAACCGCACACAGTCGCGGCTGCGCTCGAAACGCTTGATCGTCACCTCCCCGTTCAACCGCGCCACCACAATCTGCCCATCCCGCGCCTCGGGCTGACGCGAAATACCCACCAGATCACCATCGAGAATGCCATCCTCGATCATCGAATCGCCGAACACATGCAACAGGTAATCCGGCGTGCGCGAGAACATGCGGCTGTCGAGCATCAGCTGCTCATGGATGTCCGCGTCCGGCCCAATCGGCGCACCGGCCGCCACCCGGCCCAGCACCGGGATCTCCAGCAACTCAGGGCGCTTGCCCTGGTGCACCAGGCGGATACCGCGGGCCTGGTTGGGGGCGACCTCGATAAAGCCGGCTTCGGTGAGCGCCACGATGTGCTTGCGCGCCACGCTGCGCGAGGCGAAACCGAAGGCCTCGGCGATTTCGGCCAGGGACGGGGGCTGGCCGTGATCGGCGATGCGGTCGCGGATGAAGGTGAGGATGGCGGTGCGGCGGGGGGATAGGGTTATCATGGAGTACATTTGTACTCCTGTGGGGGATTTCTGGCTAGTCCCTTTGGTCTGGGGGGAGAACACTCACTAGGCGCCCAAGCATTCCCTATTGCACCCTCCCCCCGACCACGCTAACCTTTCCCCCGTCGCTGCCAATTCAGCGACCGGTTTTGACAGACCGAATCAGCAAAAGGCGCAACAGCGCCCCATCCCGATTGCAGGCGCTTTTTTTGCATCCGCAGTTTCGTGTTATGGCGGCTGTGCGTGGGGCACACTCGTGTGCGCCGGGTTCCTTTTGCCCCGGTCTGTCAACCCGCGTACAGCCGTCACCTGATTGTTTGACAGCGACGTGTGGCGGCTCCACTGCAGAAGGAGCTACACCATGATAAAGATCGTCCCCGACCCACCACCCGCCGGCACCATCCTCAAAACCGTCACCACCCCCTTCGGCTCCTGCGACGCAGGCCATGAACCCTTGTTCGCCGTGCGCGGCGGGATCAATGCCGAGGATGCGCTGGTGCATGCTTCGCTTTTGCTCAGATGCGCGACGGATACGGCTTATGCAGCCAATGAATGCGCCGGGGTTCACGAGAAAGGCCTGATGTGGTCGACGATGCATTCGATCGAGATGGCCAAGGCGATTGTCGATGCGTTGGTGGATGGCGCTGAAGGCATGGCACCCAGAGATGACGCCAAAGACAAGCTCTAAACGCTGGCGTTCTGAGTGAGGTGATTGCGCGCGGCTTTGGGCGCTCCGCTGGTTGGCGGGGTAACGGGGGCGCGTGCAGTCTGCCAGAAACTGCCACTGGCAACCGGCCCCTCGCTCACTAAATCAGATGCCATGACAAAGCATCTTGATGAACCTGCACTCCCCGGGCGAGTTCGTTGAGGCCCTGTCTAAACGCGCACCCCGTATCGTGCTGTATAGGGGAGTGTTGTGTGGTGAGTTCACCGGGAGAAGGCGGGTCAGTCGCCCTTGATGCGAAAGTGACTAGGCGCATGCCCGGTCCAGCTCACAAAGGCACGTCGAAATGCCGCCTCGCTGCTAAATCCCAAATGGCCCGCAACACGACCGATCGTCCAGTCGGAGTCGCGCAAGCAGCGCTGTGCCGATTCGCACAGGCAAAGCCTGCGAAGCTGCTGATAGCTGGAACCTTCGGCCGCCAAACGCCTGCGCAAGGTCGGCTCGCTGGTGCCCAAGGCCTCCGCTATCGAGCCGAGGGCGGGCAGTTCAAGTTCATGGGCCAGGGCGGCATCCAGAAAGCTTCGTACCTGTTGCGTGGCTGAAACCACGTTCGGCGGTGCGCCTATAAGGCGGAAAGGGAAGTCCACCAGGAACACCGCCAACTCGGCGGGTTTACGTACTACCTGGCGTGCTAGCAATTCTGCGCCAAAGCTGAAGCCATAGGTCGCCTTACCCACCGACACCGGAGCATCGAAGAGGCCAAGGAAGGGCATGGCGTCTTTGCGCTCTGGGTGGGCCAGGAATACGTTGGACGGACGTAACGTTTGCCCGATCAGCCAAGCGAATAGTTGCAGGTAGCAAAACAGCCCGGTCAGGTCGACCAGGCAGGCCGCCGAGCTGCGCCTTTGACGCAACGAGTCCATGTGAAATGTGGCGCTTTGACCGTGCAACTCCAGGCTCAACTTCCCCGCACGGGGATGCAGCATGGCACAGAACTCTGCGGCACAGTGGATGGCTTCGCCGAGGGTGCCGCAGCTGAGCAGGCAGCGACACATCAGGTCGACTTCGTACTTGCGCATCGGTGGCTGGCCCTCACCCTGCGCAACTTTTTCCTCTAATTGCTCGATGGCCTGTCGGTACAGCGCCACGAAGCTGTCCGCCGAGAGTTGCTCAGCCAATCCATCTTGCCCTGGGGCCTGCAGGCTGTTGCGGTGCAACTCATCAAGCAGTCGAGTGTCCAGCCCGTAAGGAACGCGAACAGCATGTGCAGGTCGGGAAACCATCGTAAATCTCGCATCTTGATTGCGGCAGTAGTGGTTCGTGATTGATCCGGTGACGGTGCAGCCATCGTAGCTGTGGCCCAATGTAAGCAGGTCAGCAATGTTGGGCTCACGCTCAAGTCGTGCCTCCCCCAACGCATCAGTGGAGCATTCATAACATGATTATCGCCGTCACCCGGTTGCCGAATTGCACCAGCCTGTCACCTGACAAGATGGCAGGCAAGCCATGATTCAGATACTCGATGAAATCCGGCTAGCCCCCAACCACGTCCCCACCGTACTGGCTTTGCTGGACGAGCGCTACATGCCGCATGCAGCCGCACGCGGGCTGACTTTACTGCAGCGCTGGGTGTCGCCACCGGTTGCTGTTCCTGGCGAGCAAAACAGGCTCTGGTTGCTGTGGCAGGTGCCCGACGTCTGGGGCTATTACGGCATGCGCCTACGCGCCGGGGCCGAAGTACTGGAGTTCTGGACTGCCGTGGACGAACTATGCCAACACCGCAGTCGACATGTGCTGGGTAGCGCCGATCAACCTCTGCCGTCCCTGGAGGTCGCGGAAAATGTGGCATGAAACCGCACAGATTTATTTCGATCCCGACACTGCGCATGATGAGGTAGAAGGCCAGAT is a window from the Pseudomonas sp. LS1212 genome containing:
- the vapB gene encoding type II toxin-antitoxin system VapB family antitoxin encodes the protein MRTVSIFKNGKNQEIHLPTNMAYEGVGELEITRNGDVITLRPVRPSWQSLAELPKADEDFLQERPSIVGDEGRFNL
- a CDS encoding pyocin S6 family toxin immunity protein produces the protein MYLRITGFFPEPDEDDSLQYKQVIQKDSEPSVLEIMGWSSLEDGLGGESELTAEQAKLIAGVLGESVIEGLTLFIGSHS
- the ltrA gene encoding group II intron reverse transcriptase/maturase translates to MQFTALLHHITPQLLAQSFYALRRDAAVGVDGMSWREYEKGLLQRVTDLHGRLHSGAYRATPSRRVYIPKADGRQRPLGIASLEDKIVQQAVVTVLNAIYEEDFLGFSYGFRPGRSQHDALDALTVALKGQKVNWILDADITSFFDEIDHEWMLMFLGHRIADRRLLGLICKWLQAGVMEDGRRVAATKGTPQGAVISPLLANIYLHYVLDLWTRQWRQRHARGDVIVVRYADDSVVGFRTQWQAQQFLVQLQERLAKFGLSLNASKTRLIEFGRFAARNRRKRGLGKPETFDFLGFTHCCSTNRSGGFQILRLTVKKRMRATLLAIRDELKRRRHEPIRAQGQWLTRVVSGYFNYHAVPGNLKLLSGFRKAICRYWRQALGRRSQRNRLQWSRFGLLTDHYIPSPKNAHPYPEDRFASRTRGRSRMR
- the tnpB gene encoding IS66 family insertion sequence element accessory protein TnpB (TnpB, as the term is used for proteins encoded by IS66 family insertion elements, is considered an accessory protein, since TnpC, encoded by a neighboring gene, is a DDE family transposase.); its protein translation is MRRHRDGLARVVAVFGAAQPHCAYLLANRRGNRMKVLAHDGLGIWLAARRLHQGRFIWPGPHQGSQLELSPEQLQALVIGLPWQRLGSNRIFRML
- the imuA gene encoding translesion DNA synthesis-associated protein ImuA — protein: MGAVVSLDGLLDERRVWKGRPRAPEIGVEPTGHAVLDAALPTGGWPPSALTELLLEANGCGELQLLWPSLARLTGSGERVVLVGAPFIPYPPAWQAAGVDLRWLSLIEARGTDALWAAEQCLRSGSCGAVLCWPQKADDRALRRLQVAAETGQTLAFACRPQQEAHNPSPAALRIAVDVRPAQWRVLKCRGGLAPATPIPFAGRAWFGKGADH
- the lexA gene encoding transcriptional repressor LexA, whose amino-acid sequence is MYSMITLSPRRTAILTFIRDRIADHGQPPSLAEIAEAFGFASRSVARKHIVALTEAGFIEVAPNQARGIRLVHQGKRPELLEIPVLGRVAAGAPIGPDADIHEQLMLDSRMFSRTPDYLLHVFGDSMIEDGILDGDLVGISRQPEARDGQIVVARLNGEVTIKRFERSRDCVRLLPRNPAYAPIVVTPDQELEIEGVFCGLVRRG
- a CDS encoding DUF3077 domain-containing protein — translated: MIKIVPDPPPAGTILKTVTTPFGSCDAGHEPLFAVRGGINAEDALVHASLLLRCATDTAYAANECAGVHEKGLMWSTMHSIEMAKAIVDALVDGAEGMAPRDDAKDKL
- a CDS encoding AraC family transcriptional regulator, which translates into the protein MVSRPAHAVRVPYGLDTRLLDELHRNSLQAPGQDGLAEQLSADSFVALYRQAIEQLEEKVAQGEGQPPMRKYEVDLMCRCLLSCGTLGEAIHCAAEFCAMLHPRAGKLSLELHGQSATFHMDSLRQRRSSAACLVDLTGLFCYLQLFAWLIGQTLRPSNVFLAHPERKDAMPFLGLFDAPVSVGKATYGFSFGAELLARQVVRKPAELAVFLVDFPFRLIGAPPNVVSATQQVRSFLDAALAHELELPALGSIAEALGTSEPTLRRRLAAEGSSYQQLRRLCLCESAQRCLRDSDWTIGRVAGHLGFSSEAAFRRAFVSWTGHAPSHFRIKGD